Proteins from one Setaria italica strain Yugu1 chromosome V, Setaria_italica_v2.0, whole genome shotgun sequence genomic window:
- the LOC101769637 gene encoding uncharacterized protein LOC101769637, whose protein sequence is MEAASKQEAAGRSGGGAGDGDGDDEAKRKEEALASSRLLDPGFKPSKLSQDRLDKFKELHKKRLQITEKPKYKRKPKGTTGRSTKVTNDYKFIDKDESAASSPRDVYHTSSVTVIQEDPAQPLSRDKRKLHWGLDIKERWERKANM, encoded by the exons ATGGAGGCCGCAAgcaagcaggaggcggcggggagaagcggaggcggcgcaggagatGGCGACGGAGACGACGAGGcgaagaggaaggaggaggcgcTTGCATCCAGCAGGCTCCTCGACCCGGGATTCAAGCCCTCCAAGCTATCCCAGGACCGGCTCGACAAGTTTAAG GAATTACACAAGAAACGGTTACAGATAACCGAAAAGCCAAAGTATAAAAGAAAACCGAAAG GAACCACTGGGAGAAGTACCAAAGTAACCAACGATTATAAATTCATCGACAAGGATGAATCCGCTGCTAGTTCTCCAAGAGATGTATACCATACTTCGTCAGTTACAGTAATCCAAGAG GATCCTGCACAACCCCTGTCAAGGGACAAAAGGAAGCTACATTGGGG GCTTGATATTAAAGAACGATGGGAAAGGAAGGCAAACATGTAA
- the LOC101771374 gene encoding protein ABHD17C isoform X2, whose amino-acid sequence MGGVTSTIAARFAFFPPTPPSYTVVVADAATGRLAIPEISHAPGRRRRRDGAGAGGGDPSSAASAEEEDGTEVVRLRTRRGNEIVGVYVRHARASATMLYSHGNAADLGQMYGLFVELSKRLRVNLFGYDYSGYGRSTGKPTECNTYADIEAAYNCLKEKYGVADEDIILYGQSVGSGPTIDLASRLPNLRAVVLHSPILSGLRVLYPVKRTFWFDIYKGTSDDVVDCSHGKQLWEHCKVKYSPLWLSGGGHCNLELYPDYIRHLKKFVSSLNKKSPKPDPKEITAKDDNDTTSKATEAACSEKPKEAAKCSQISRKSLDSRVGKSKTVDVPEKPRMSSDDIDKFRRRRCLVW is encoded by the exons ATGGGCGGCGTGACGTCCACCATCGCCGCGCGCTTCGCCTTCTTCCCGCCCACACCGCCGTCCtacaccgtcgtcgtcgccgacgccgccaccggccgcctcgCCATCCCGGAGATCTCCCACGCCCCAgggcgccgccggaggcgggacggcgccggcgccggcggcggggacccctcctcggccgcctccgccgaggaggaggacggcacGGAGGTGGTGCGCCTCCGCACGCGCCGCGGGAACGAGATCGTGGGGGTGTACGTGCGCCACGCGCGGGCCTCCGCCACGATGCTCTACTCCCACGGCAACGCCGCCGACCTCGGCCAGATGTACGGGCTCTTCGTCGAGCTCAGCAAGCGCCTCCGTGTCAATCTCTTCGG GTATGATTACTCTGGTTATGGGAGATCTACAGGGAAG CCCACTGAGTGTAATACATATGCAGACATTGAAGCAGCATACAACTGCCTCAAGGAAAAATATGGTGTCGCGGATGAGGATATAATCTTATATGGTCAGTCTGTTGGAAGTGGTCCAACCATTGATCTTGCTTCACGATTGCCAAACTTGCGAGCTGTGGTTTTGCACAGTCCCATTTTATCTGGACTAAGAGTACTATATCCAGTCAAACGGACATTTTGGTTTGACATTTACAAG GGTACGTCAGATGATGTCGTCGACTGCTCCCATGGAAAACAGCTATGGGAGCATTGCAAAGTAAAATATTCACCACTGTGGTTAAGTGGCGGTGGCCACTGCAATCTCGAGCTGTATCCTGATTACATTAGGCACTTGAAGAAGTTTGTGTCAAGCCTTAACAAAAAATCGCCAAAACCTGACCCGAAAGAGATAACAGCAAAGGATGACAATGACACTACCAGTAAAGCAACAGAGGCTGCATGCTCGGAAAAACCCAAGGAGGCCGCAAAATGCTCACAGATCTCGCGGAAGAGCCTGGATAGCCGAGTCGGGAAATCTAAAACAGTGGATGTTCCTGAGAAACCACGGATGAGCTCAGACGATATCGACAAGTTCAGAAGGAGAAGATGCTTGGTCTGGTGA
- the LOC101771374 gene encoding protein ABHD17C isoform X1, which produces MGGVTSTIAARFAFFPPTPPSYTVVVADAATGRLAIPEISHAPGRRRRRDGAGAGGGDPSSAASAEEEDGTEVVRLRTRRGNEIVGVYVRHARASATMLYSHGNAADLGQMYGLFVELSKRLRVNLFGYDYSGYGRSTGKPTECNTYADIEAAYNCLKEKYGVADEDIILYGQSVGSGPTIDLASRLPNLRAVVLHSPILSGLRVLYPVKRTFWFDIYKNIDKIGLVNCPVLVIHGTSDDVVDCSHGKQLWEHCKVKYSPLWLSGGGHCNLELYPDYIRHLKKFVSSLNKKSPKPDPKEITAKDDNDTTSKATEAACSEKPKEAAKCSQISRKSLDSRVGKSKTVDVPEKPRMSSDDIDKFRRRRCLVW; this is translated from the exons ATGGGCGGCGTGACGTCCACCATCGCCGCGCGCTTCGCCTTCTTCCCGCCCACACCGCCGTCCtacaccgtcgtcgtcgccgacgccgccaccggccgcctcgCCATCCCGGAGATCTCCCACGCCCCAgggcgccgccggaggcgggacggcgccggcgccggcggcggggacccctcctcggccgcctccgccgaggaggaggacggcacGGAGGTGGTGCGCCTCCGCACGCGCCGCGGGAACGAGATCGTGGGGGTGTACGTGCGCCACGCGCGGGCCTCCGCCACGATGCTCTACTCCCACGGCAACGCCGCCGACCTCGGCCAGATGTACGGGCTCTTCGTCGAGCTCAGCAAGCGCCTCCGTGTCAATCTCTTCGG GTATGATTACTCTGGTTATGGGAGATCTACAGGGAAG CCCACTGAGTGTAATACATATGCAGACATTGAAGCAGCATACAACTGCCTCAAGGAAAAATATGGTGTCGCGGATGAGGATATAATCTTATATGGTCAGTCTGTTGGAAGTGGTCCAACCATTGATCTTGCTTCACGATTGCCAAACTTGCGAGCTGTGGTTTTGCACAGTCCCATTTTATCTGGACTAAGAGTACTATATCCAGTCAAACGGACATTTTGGTTTGACATTTACAAG AACATTGATAAAATTGGCTTGGTAAATTGCCCAGTGCTTGTTATTCAT GGTACGTCAGATGATGTCGTCGACTGCTCCCATGGAAAACAGCTATGGGAGCATTGCAAAGTAAAATATTCACCACTGTGGTTAAGTGGCGGTGGCCACTGCAATCTCGAGCTGTATCCTGATTACATTAGGCACTTGAAGAAGTTTGTGTCAAGCCTTAACAAAAAATCGCCAAAACCTGACCCGAAAGAGATAACAGCAAAGGATGACAATGACACTACCAGTAAAGCAACAGAGGCTGCATGCTCGGAAAAACCCAAGGAGGCCGCAAAATGCTCACAGATCTCGCGGAAGAGCCTGGATAGCCGAGTCGGGAAATCTAAAACAGTGGATGTTCCTGAGAAACCACGGATGAGCTCAGACGATATCGACAAGTTCAGAAGGAGAAGATGCTTGGTCTGGTGA